A genomic segment from Ptychodera flava strain L36383 chromosome 8, AS_Pfla_20210202, whole genome shotgun sequence encodes:
- the LOC139138031 gene encoding low-density lipoprotein receptor-related protein 8-like — translation MKKNVCLIILLALLRLTPKGAVGATTDECPGGMFTCANRRCVPEKWRCDSEDDCKDNSDEEGCRASSCSSDQFTCGEDKDGAYCIPGYWKCDGEDDCRNGIDEQGCGHLNSTCAPDEFRCPDGKCITARWYCDEDKDSHLNALEFRCVDSYCISQTWMCDGDRDCIDGSDEDRDLCDVTGPWLCAMGQFACSDRQCIHVSWRCDGDMDCEDGSDEVDCYDTICKDLFNCGNGECVMNMLRCNGLRDCRDETDERGCPSSPSPCDAKTEYRCDNNQCIDKSKVCDSQDDCGDQSDEPNHGQCLAWKCKDDNGGCSHICHDSPNGHTCSCNEGYQLQDDMKTCSEISPCEVPGQCSQNCRTTRNGHRCSCVDGYELARDRRSCDPAAGGDPLVLLANRQNILRITPGTTVTQEIVSDIESAVALDYDYQRGYLYWSDVGEEKILRKPINGNGEIEVLIEQRVNTPDGVAVDWIYQNLYWTDTGTDTIEVAHLVPRHGAIQRAILINEGLDEPREIVVDPAEGFMYWTDWGRVAKIEKAGMNGCGRTTIIEEDVLWPNGLTMDYVGRRIFWVDGNCN, via the exons ATGAAGAAAAACGTCTGTCTGATAATACTACTAGCGCTGCTACGTTTGACCCCGAAAGGAGCAGTAGGAG CGACTACAGATGAGTGCCCCGGCGGAATGTTCACGTGCGCGAACCGACGATGTGTTCCGGAAAAGTGGAGATGCGATTCCGAAGATGACTGCAAGGACAACTCGGACGAAGAAGGCTGCC GTGCGAGCTCGTGTAGTAGCGATCAATTCACGTGTGGAGAGGACAAAGATGGGGCCTATTGCATCCCTGGTTATTGGAAGTGCGACGGCGAAGACGACTGCCGGAATGGAATCGACGAACAAGGATGCG GTCATTTGAACAGCACGTGTGCACCGGATGAGTTCAGGTGCCCGGATGGCAAATGCATCACTGCCCGATGGTACTGTGACGAAGACAAGGACT CGCACCTGAACGCGCTGGAGTTCCGCTGCGTCGACAGCTACTGCATCTCCCAGACGTGGATGTGCGACGGCGACCGGGACTGCATCGATGGGTCCGACGAAGACCGGGACCTGTGCGACGTCACTGGCCCCTGGCTGTGTGCCATGGGCCAGTTCGCATGCTCCGACCGGCAGTGCATTCACGTCTCGTGGCGTTGCGATGGTGACATGGACTGTGAAGATGGATCGGATGAAGTGGACTGTT ACGACACGATATGCAAAGATTTATTCAATTGCGGTAACGGCGAGTGCGTCATGAATATGCTCAGGTGCAACGGACTTAGGGATTGTAGAGACGAGACCGACGAACGGGGTTGTCCCTCCTCTCCCTCGCCCTGTGACGCCAAAACGGAGTACCGGTGCGACAACAACCAGTGCATAGACAAGTCTAAAGTGTGCGATAGCCAAGACGACTGTGGCGATCAATCCGACGAGCCCAACCATGGCCAATGCC tggCCTGGAAATGTAAGGACGACAATGGAGGCTGCTCGCACATTTGTCACGACTCGCCGAATGGCCACACGTGTTCATGCAACGAGGGGTACCAACTCCAGGACGACATGAAGACGTGCTCGGAGATCAGCCCGTGCGAAGTGCCCGGCCAGTGTAGTCAAAATTGCAGGACCACCAGGAATGGGCACCGTTGCTCCTGCGTTGATGGCTACGAACTGGCCCGAGACCGCAGGTCGTGCGACCCGGCTGCCGGAGGTGACCCCTTAGTGCTGTTGGCCAACAGGCAAAACATTTTAAGGATCACCCCGGGAACGACGGTGACCCAAGAGATCGTTAGCGATATCGAGTCGGCCGTGGCGCTGGACTATGACTACCAGCGGGGTTATTTGTACTGGAGTGACGTCGGAGAAGAGAAGATACTTCG gaAACCAATTAATGGTAACGGTGAAATCGAAGTGTTGATCGAACAGCGAGTCAATACCCCCGACGGAGTAGCCGTGGACTGGATCTATCAGAATCTCTATTGGACAGACACCGGCACCGATACAATCGAAGTTGCCCATCTGGTTCCGAGACATGGCGCCATTCAGCGAGCGATCCTCATCAACGAAGGGTTGGACGAACCCAGAGAAATCGTCGTCGATCCAGCCGAAGG TTTCATGTACTGGACCGACTGGGGAAGAGTGGCAAAAATAGAAAAGGCAGGAATGAATGGTTGTGGGCGTACCACCATCATAGAGGAAGACGTACTTTGGCCGAACGGTTTAACCATGGACTACGTGGGACGTCGTATCTTCTGGGTCGACGGGAACTGCAACTGA